Below is a window of Prosthecochloris sp. GSB1 DNA.
TCCTGAGGCCGGTGATGTTTTCAGGGCGTTCAAGGGGCTGCTGAACAGCGGTCGGGCGAGGTCGGCCGAGAAAAAGGACGGCCGCTGGCAGGCGAACGCCTGGGTGAAGCAGGGTATACTCGTCGGCATGAAACTCGGTGTTCTGCAGGAGAGTTCCATTCCCCTGCGGGGAGGAAACGACTGGACCTTCGTCGACAAGGACACCTATCCCGTCAGACGATTCGGCGCCGGGGACGGCGTGCGGGTGGTGCCTGGCGGATCGTCAGTGCGTGACGGTGCGTATCTCGCTCCTTCGGTGGTTATGATGCCTCCGGCTTATGTAAACGTCGGGGCGTATGTGGACGAAGGGACCATGATCGACTCCCACGCGCTTGTGGGCAGCTGCGCCCAGGTTGGCAGGAACGTGCATCTTTCCGCAGCCTCCCAGATCGGCGGCGTGCTCGAACCGGTCGGCGCGGTTCCCGTGGTTGTAGAGGATGACGTCATGATCGGCGGGAACTGCGGTATTTACGAAGGTACCGTCGTCAGGTCGAGAGCAGTCATCGGGACGGGTGTCATTCTCAACGCTTCCACGCCGGTGTACGACCTGGTCAATGGAGAGATCATCAGAAAAAACGGAGACGGTCCCCTGACGATACCCGAAGGCGCCGTCGTCGTCGCCGGTTCAAGAAAAGCGAAAGGGGATTTTGCCGCCGAACATGGCCTGGCGATCTATACGCCTCTTATCGTCAAGTACAGGGACGAAAAAACAGACAGCGCCACCGCGCTGGAGAGCGCCCTTCGCTGATCCTTCGGTCAGCCCCTTTCTAACATCAGGGGTTACAGGTATGGACATTTTCGCATCGTACGTTTCAGCCCGCCGGACGGCGGCGATTCTGGTATTGCTGCTCTTCTGCGCGGGAACGGCCATGAAACCCGTTCCGGAGAAGGAGCGGGAGTATTTTGCCGCTTCGAGCAGTATTGAACTTCTGGGCGAGGTGTATCGCGAGGTCTCGGAAAACTACGTTGACGAGGTCGATCCTGCCGCTTTCATGTATGCAGGAATCGACGGGATGCTCGAGAGCCTCGATCCCTATACGGTGTTTCTCGATAGCGAGGAAGCCCTCGAACTCGACGAGCTGACGAGCGGGCAGTACGCCGGTATAGGCGTCAGGATAGCTGAAATCGGTGACGGCGTCCATGTCGTCTCGCTGATCGGCGACGCAGGCGCTCGCAAGGCTGGGCTTCGTGTCGGAGACCGTATCCTGAAGGTCGACGGACGATCACTCGAAGGGAAGGATCTCGAAGAGATCAAAACCTTCATCAAAGGTCCACCGGGAAGTCGCGTTTCGCTCGTTGTGGAGCGTTACGGCCGGAAGCGGCCGTTGCGTTTCAGCATAACCCGCGAGGAGGTGAGGGTAAACAGCATCCGGTATTCCGGTCTCATAGGCGATGTGGGGTATTTCGAGATCAGTTCGTTCGGCAACCGAAGTGTCGACGAACTCGTCCGGGCCATAGGCGAGGTCCGGTCCTCGGCAATGCAGGCCAATCGGAGCATGAACGGGGTCATTCTCGACCTGAGGGGTAATCCCGGAGGCCTGCTCGACGTTGCGGTGGATGTTACGGGCCT
It encodes the following:
- a CDS encoding 2,3,4,5-tetrahydropyridine-2,6-dicarboxylate N-succinyltransferase, producing the protein MEFEEIRRSIEELAEIPAADLKSRPEAGDVFRAFKGLLNSGRARSAEKKDGRWQANAWVKQGILVGMKLGVLQESSIPLRGGNDWTFVDKDTYPVRRFGAGDGVRVVPGGSSVRDGAYLAPSVVMMPPAYVNVGAYVDEGTMIDSHALVGSCAQVGRNVHLSAASQIGGVLEPVGAVPVVVEDDVMIGGNCGIYEGTVVRSRAVIGTGVILNASTPVYDLVNGEIIRKNGDGPLTIPEGAVVVAGSRKAKGDFAAEHGLAIYTPLIVKYRDEKTDSATALESALR